Within Macaca nemestrina isolate mMacNem1 chromosome 12, mMacNem.hap1, whole genome shotgun sequence, the genomic segment GGCGCACTCTTGCGCACGCGCACCAGCTGTGGAAGGAACCCCCAGTAGGCCCCGCGACCTGGGTGGGTAAGGTAGATCTGGTCTTTTCAAACCCAGCCCCTTTCTGCAGGCCCCGCCCACGCCTCACTCTTAGAACTCTGGCCCTTTGAATGGACTCACAAGGCGCTTCTGGTGGCTTAAAGAAATGAGCGTCATACTTCCGGCGCTTCCTCATCCCGTCTGGGAAAACGAGTCCAAATcgcctttcttttccccacaccccATTTGTCTGGAATCAAAAACAATGATAATTTCAACAAGACATTGTCTGTGTCTTACATGGTCTTTATTGGTTTATTAGTTcacagattcattcattcagttttgTATGGAAGTAAGTTCGTTGTTCTGTTTTGGCTTGTTAAGAATGAGGTACTTTGTGGCATCCGAGAAGCATTGTCAGTTAGGTATTTGGATGTAAGCATCTGGGAGTTTAGAGATGTCTGGGGCTAGACCTGTAAAATTTGTGTCAATCTGGGTAGATAGTGATTGATGCTATTCATTGGAATAGGATtgcagagggagagacagagaggaagagagaaaatagaatagaagGAAATGGGCTGGGATTGGCCCGGGGAACACCAACACCATTGGTTGAGTCAGGAAGGCGgacctgcaaaaaaaaaaaaaaaagagagaggaggatcAGCCTGAGAGGTAGGAGGAAATCTGGTGGGTGCGGAGACACAGAGGGAAGGGATGTGTGTGTCACAAAGTACAGAATGCTCGGTGACATTAAGTACATGATAATATGATTAGTGCTTGCACAGAGGCATGTAAACAGTGATGTAGGAGCAGAGTGAAAGAACTTAAACCAGAAAGAGCTTTATATTTAGGCCAGGAGTTGACTAAGGTAAAACAAGATGGCAACTTCGAATAGCTAGTGACACAAAAAAAACAAGGACACACCAtatagtttcttttatttatttgtttttaaatagactttattttttagagcagttttggaTTTACAGTTTTGGAAACATTGAGAAGGTAATATAGAGAGTTACCTTTTACTCCACAACTAGTTTTCCCTGTTATTACCCTCTTACATTAttatggtatatttgttacaactaagaaaataaaaataaaatataaaaataaaaaaatgaaataacattgaTACGTTATTAAGTCCAcaatactttattcagatttcttttcttttttctttccttttattttttctttccttttcttttttccttccttccttcttcctttctatttcttttcttttcttttctttctttctcttccttgcttgcttcttttctttcttcttttttttgactggttctcactctgtcacccaggctgccaggctggagtgcagtggtgtgacagctcactgcagcctggagctccccgagctcatgtgatcctcccatctcagcctcccaagtagctggaactacaggtgcttgtcaccatgcctggctaatttttttttttttttttgtattttttgtagagatagatttttgccatgttgtccaggttggtaaAGACCAGATTTCTTTagttggtttatttgttttgtttttatcttttttcttttctctgatgcAGGATCCCAACTGGAAtatcacattacatttagttgtcatgtctctttaggcTCTTCTTGACTGTGACGGTTTCTCATACTTTCTTTGTGTTTGATAACCTTGGCAGTGTTGAGGAGTACTGGTCAAGCGTTTTGTATGATCTCCCTCTATTCGGAGTTTTCTGATGTTTTTCCTGTGGTTAGACTGGAGATGAAGGTCACAGAGATAGAGTACCATTTTTATTACATCACATCACAGGTAcatactatcaacatgacttatccTTGTTGTTGTTCAATTTGATCACCTGGCTCAGGTTGTTTTTGTCAGaagacatatttttttctttccaacagtGGCAATGGATGCAGCAATATTCAGTTTCCAGAATCAGCAGCTCTGGAAGCAGTGTCTTGTCCTGATGGTGTTGGCAGGTAAATTATGCCTCTAGTGCTAAATGGAAGTCTTGTCCTCGTAGGACGAATTCTGTGGTACAATTTTGGTCTGTGGTTCTGGCTATATGGctcaaatattatttcaatatttttacttttaacttaaATCATGCTTAGTTTCTGTTACTTGAAACTAAAAACCCTGACTGATGTGTCATCATTGTGATGATTTCTTGGTGTATGTATTAAGTATGTTTTCATTAGAAATTTTTAGAGTCTTtattttccccttccctccctagCATGGGAAGTAGTGGTTTCATGCAGACAGCTTTATGAAGAAGCCCCATTGGCATCTATTTTGGTGGAATGAGTGGGAACATAATTCTCAATGTGTCAGTAATCCATTGCTGCATACAGACCATTTCAAAATTTAGTGCTTTAAAAcagcaataattttattttactcaggAGTGTGTTTGAAATGTGGTCAGAGGGGAATGGCAGTTATCATTAATGTCAATATTTAAGATATGACCATGGGAATGAGTAACTGAAATCATTAAAGAAGCAAGGATTAAGGAATCTCAGAATGCAAACTATTTGAATATTTCATtctatgtgaaaattaaaataaccaaGAACTATAACATAGGAGCAGTATCTTTGGGAGAGTGGCAGTGAATCAGGGGCTAGAATCTGCAAGGAATGGGTGGGGGAGTAGCCTaagcatctaaaataaaataaaatgaataaaaccccCACAATCCCACTTTTCTAACCACACCtcatttcctccttcttcctcatGGTAAAACATCTCCAAATGTctgtttacattttcttatttttcctctattCACTGAAATAGATCTCATCTAGGTCATAACTAGCAGCCAAAGTTACCAAATTCAACTAAAAATTTCCTATCCTTCTCTATATCACCTCAACTAACACATATCATTTGAATGAAGGTTTTCAGTGATTATCATACCCCAGATTAAAGTTTGCCTATTGTAGTACAGTtccagtaaatttttaaaagatagtaaaaaatgtgtattaaaataCATTATGTCTCAGTCATTACTCTGGGTATATCAAATACACTCAGAATTGgataagataaaatgaaataaaagatcaatagctggttttaaaatgtatgtatgtatgtatgaattaaagaagaaagaaataagtaCAGCTATGGGATAGCTCTTCACTGGAGGGGACTTCTACACAGTCAATCTGAGGTCTGTGGTTTCTGGACCCCATGTGCATGATGGCTATAGAATAGTTACCATAGAAAACCACCTCTAAACATGTGAATGTTAGAAGTTTAAGTGAAAGAACGAAGTGGCTACCAGCCAGTTTATTTGTATTACGGGTTTATGAGGAACTGAAGTAGACTCTGGAATTGACTATTTTAGAGAAGTTGGGCCACAGTGTGACATGGTGTGcaggcattgaagcctatggagggGTCACCCTAGAAATGGTAAACTccaatttctaaaattctaatttctcttttgttttttaaagaaatactcaTTAGGTAAATTGGGCTCATTCAAAAGGGGATGACCAAGATGAATACAGGGTACCAAAGCATATTAGATAAAGAAATTGTAAAGAAACTAATGGCAGTTGGCAGAGACAATTGAATTTGGGCAAATACAGAAATTGACCTAGTGTGTTCTGGTACAGAAGAATAACGAGAATTGCTCTAAGACTAAAACTAGAGAATCTAGGTTGAAGACACAGGAAAATTGATTTTGACTTATCATGAGGAAGATCTCTGTAATACTAAAAACTACCTTTATATGAAAGAGAGTGGCCCAATGGAGTAAGGAGCTGTATCATTCCTGGTTAGGCAAATGCTGAACAATTATTCGATAGAGATATTATGGAATAATTTAAGTCTCAGATTATATTACTATTGAATTCCCTTTTTACTCTGATAGTCTATGCTTACAtgaaatttattatataaaattttgggGGATTTTCAGAAGAGAACATGAAGAACTAGGAAGTATTATTTTCTCTGATACCTTTTCACAAGCTGAAATGCTCTAGGATCTAATGAACCCAGTATTAAAGATTCTTACAGATACTTTAATTGTTTTAATCAGAGCCTATTCTAAGGTTTGTATGCCGAAGACATACAAACTTGAGATGTCTTTGATGTTAGAATTATGCTTGCAATTTGTATTAGCTGTTATTTCAGAATAATCTGGTTGAAACCTCCTAGATTCAGTTGTGACTGTGCTTAAAACATGCCCATGGCAGCTGAATTAACTCCAAACTCCTCACAGTAGCACCCAACACCTTTTACAATCAGGAAATGACCTAACttttcatgcttttatttttttcctatgttctTGTTTAGATTGTagtattcagtttttaaaacatattcattTTCACACTTCTTCCTGAAATAACCTAATTCATAATTGCCTACTAAAATCTTGCTCCTTTTTAAAGGATGTTACCATAGCTCTAAAAGTCAGACTCAGAGGTTACTGCCTATGAGAGAAGGACTTTCTCTCAGCTAGTTTCCTGAGAGCCCCTTTGACATCTTTGTTCCTCAGGCTATAAATTATGGGGTTCAACATTGGAGTCACCACTGTATAGAACACAGATACCATTTTATCCCGTTCTTTTGCAGTCTTGGAGTTTGGTCGCATGTAGGTGAATATTCCTGACCCACAAAAGAGGACAACAACAATAAGATGGGAGCCACAGGTGGAAAAAGCCTTCAGCCTTCCTTCCCCAGACTGCATCTGGATAACAGTGGAGATAATATTCCAATGAGAAACAAGAATCAGGGAGACAGGGGCCAGGAGAATTACCACGCCCATTGAAAAGATGGCCATTGCTGTGTTGTAAGTGTCTGCGGAAGCCAGCTTCAGGAGGGCAGGAGGTTCGCAAAAGTAGTGATTGATTATATTCTGTCCCCAGTAGGGAAGATGGAAAGTAAAGCTGGTATCTACTAAAGACACTAGTGCCCCACTGGCCCAGGACCCGAAGGACAGCCAGGGACACACCCGTTGGGTCATGATGGTGGAGTAGCGCAagggcttgcagacagccacatACCGGTCATAGGACATCACGGCCAGCAGTGCACACTCTGTACACCCAACCAGAAGAAAGACAATTATCTGTGTCATACACCCATAAAAAGAAATGGTTTTCCTCTTTACCAGGAAGTGAACCAACACTTGAGGGACAATGCTAGTAGAGAAACAGAGATCTGCAAAGGAaagatttctaagaaaaaaacacatgGGGGTGTGAAGGTGAGAATCCAGGAAGAGGAGAGTGATGATGAGCAGGTTTCCAAGCACAGTCAGCAGATGAATGATGAAGAAAAGGATAAATAGCAGGATCTGGGTCTGCAAGTCCTGTGAAAGGCCCAGGAAGATAAACTTGGACACAAAGGTTTGGTTTTCTTCTCCCATTGATACTTTTGCCTGTTTACCTGTTTGGCACAAGAAGAAAGAACACATTTTTGTTGGGTCTATGACATCAAATCTTGTAGAAGAGGGTCATGTTAAAACTGACACCTAGTTGAGTATTTCTAGTTCTTTGCTATCCAGCTTGTTCTGATTAacaataaatgcatatatttattgttattaattgGTTGCAATTTAAACCAAGTTAGTTATTTTCCAAATCCTCTCTCCACAGTACCGCTTTTTAATAAAGTATAATACTGTTAAAGCCCTCTTGGCTAGTTCTGATGTAAGGATGTTAGAGTTCATGTGGATTTTACTAACTGGCTATAAATATACTGTTAGGAAATGACTGTATATACTGTTAGGACTATCCTTATGTGGAAAACTCTACCACTAACTATTTAAAATACCACATATTTAATTATAACATATACTTCAAAAGTGTGAAGTGGTTTTCAGGAATCAAACTTAATTTGGCCTATTAAGAAGCAACAGACTTTTGCTGAGTTTAAAAGTAAAGCCTTAGCTATCCTACACTAAAGTCCAAACTATTtggattaagaaataaaatattaaaattaaagcaatacaaaaagaaaaaataagttaaaatttttgTGATATTTGGATAGGACCAGACTTGAAAAACACAAACACTTTCTaagaaaccatgaagaaaaatatgtgCAGAATTTGCCACACAAATTGAAAGACTTCTGTGAGATAATAGAATCATAAGATAAGCCACAAACCAAGAAAAATGTTGGAGGGAgatgtcagaaaaaaatttaaataattttatttttcttcaacttttattttagaataaggTACGTGTGCAAGTTTATTACAAAATTTGGAGTACAAATGCTAAGGTTTGGTGTATACATGAGTCTGCAacccaagtagtgagcatagtatccaagAAGTAGTTTTTCAGCCATTTCCCCCAGCCTCGCTCTCCCCACTCTAGttgtccccagtgtctgttgttcccatctttatgtcaatgtgtacccaatgtttagctcccacttacaagtaagaacatgtagtatttggttttctgttccttccttagttcgcttaggataatggctttgagctgcatccatgttgctgtgaagaacatgatttccttctttttcatggctgcatagtattccattgtgtatatgttacacgttttctttatccaatccaccattgatgggcacctgggttgattccatgtcttttttttactgtgaatagtgctgtgatgaacatataattgtgtgtgtctttttggtggaatgatttattttcctttgggtgtatataCAGCAATGGGATTGTTGGTATGAGTTTAATTCTTAGTTCCTTGAGAAGTCcccaaactgctctccacagtggctggactaatttacattcctactaacAGCATATTAGTGTTTCCTTTTTTCCGCAGCCTCGCCatcatctgttatttcttgactttttgatGAAAGCCATCTGACTCGTGAAAGATGGTATATCTGTAacaaacctacagctaacatctgactgaatgtgcaaaagctggaaccattctgtttgagaactggaacaagacaaatatgcccactctcaccaatcatattcaacatagtaccagcagagagaaaaaaacaaaaggcatccaaataggaaaagaagtcaaattaaaTGACCTTATTACATTAAGAGTTTGTATAAAACTCTATGAAAGTTGTGAAGTCCAAGAAATAATGGGCCAAATATGAACAGACTATTtacaaagaagaaatgcaaatagctactaaatataagaaaaatattcaatattattaaaGCTCAATAAGTACAATtgaaacaatgaaagaaattttCACTTGGGTAATTATCTAAGATTTTAACACCAAAACCATAACAAAAAATAGCTAGTATATTCATTAAGCATTGAACCCATAACAGCATTAATTTTAGGGTTTTATATGATTATATCTTCCCAATAGCATTATGAGGTAAATTAAAATACTATTAATTTTGTCTTgtaggtaaggaaactgaggcacagaaaggttaagttaCTGTCCCCAAATCATACAATTAGCAAGTATAGAATTAATTAGCTGTATAATGAAGGTACAAAAACAGGACACATTTGCAAAAGCAAGTGGTTAGGAAAATTTGTATTACTCTTTCTGGAAAGTAATTTTGTCAATTACAGTAAAAGACTTAAATATTCATGTGTTTTGACCCAGTTCTCAAtagaatatggaaaggaaaaatttgCCCCATACTCAAAATGTAGTCTCAAAAATTGACTTACAGcatgttttcaaatatatgtaaCTGCAGCAGTGAAAGGGGGCACAATATGGGCAAAATATCGACAATATAAGGGCACAGTATCTATCTAGATGTAATTGGAATTATCAAAATTAGTGAAACAGCCTATTCAAAGAACCACTTCTTCTCCTGCAATAATTTCTGAAATTCCACAGAGAATAACTTATATGTTCTTAGGAACATATCACTGTTAGACCCAAAGTAATGTCTGTCAtatcctcttttccttttcttttttctttttttttttttttagaggcagggtcttgctctgtctgctctgtcaccctgtcacccaggctggagtgcagcagtactATTGTAGCTCAcaacagcctcaaactcctgtggtCAAGCCAAGCTTCTACCTCAGCCCCAGAATAGTTGGggcctgtcattttctttttccccttctctggCTGTCTAGGTCTATATGATCACTACTATTTCCTTTGGATCCCACAGATGGTGATTCTTAAAATCATTATCAATAATAATGAGAATCACCTCCCATTGGTACTTACCAAAAGTGGTTTTGCTGTTGTCTTAGAGACCAATGCTAATATATGTTTCCAAAATGCACAGAAAAGACTAGAAGAAAAAAGTTTCCAAAATGTTGAGAGTGGTTGACCCTGGGTACTGGAATAATGGGTAGGttactttaattcttttttttttttaatttttcactttttaaaaattatgattatactttaagttctagggtacatgtgcataacatgcaggtttgttacacatgtatacttgtgccatgttggtgtgctgcacccatcaactcgtcagcacccatcaactcatcatttacatcaggtataactcccaatgcaatccctctcccctccctcctccccataataggcccctgtgtgtgatgttccccttcccaagtccaagtgatctcattgttcagttcccacctatgagtgagaacatgcggtgtttggttttctgttcttgcgatagtttgctgagaatgatggtttccagctgcaaccatgtccctacaaaggacacgaactcatccttttttatggctgcatagtattccatggtgtatatgtgccacatttaatccagtctgtcactgatggacatttgggttgattccaagtctttgctattgtgaatagtgccgcaatgaacatacgtgtgcatgtgtctttatagcagcatgatttataatactttgggtatatacccagtaatgggatggctgggtcatatggtatttctagttctagatccttgaggaatcgccatagtgttttccataatggttgaactagtatacaatcccaccaacagtgtaaaagtgttcctatttctccacatcctctccagcacctgttgtttcctgactttttaatgattgccattctaactggtgtgagatggtatctcattgtggttttgatatgcatttctctgatggccagtgatgtcaagcattttttcatgtgtctgttggctgtatgcatgtcttcttttgagaaatgtctgttcatatcctttgcccactttttgatggggttgtttgtttttttcttgtaaatttgtttgagttctttgtaggttctggatattagccctttgtcagatgagtagattgcaaaaattttctcccattctgtaggttgcctgttcactctgatggtagtttcttttgctgtggagaagctctttagtttaattagatcccatttgtcaattttggcttttgttgccattgcttttggtgttttagacatgaagtccttgcccatgcctatgttctaaatggtattacctaggttttcttctagggattttatggttttaggtctaacatttaagtctctaatccatcttgaattagttttcgtataaggagtaaggaaaggatccaattttagctttctacttatggctagccaattttcccagcaccatttattaaatagggaatcctttccccactgtctctcagaccacagtgcaatcaaactagaacttaggactaagaaactcaatcaaaactgctcaactacatggaaactgaagaacctgctcctgaatgactactggctacataacgaaatgaaggcagaaataaagatgttctttgaaaccaatgagaacaaagatacaacataccagaatctctgggacacatttaaagcagtgtgtagagggaaatttatagcactaaatgcccgcaagagaaagctggaaagatctaaacttgacactctaacatcacaattaaaagaaccagagaagcaagagcaaacacttttattcttttctaaaagcCCTATATTaccaatataagaaaaaaataaaaatgggaaaatgtagtAGTACCTAATTGAGGATGCTGTAAAGTCACTTCTTTACTTCTACTTGATAGGAAGTCTCAATAAAGTAACTGTTATAGGACTAGCCCTCTTGcagaaagcaaatataaaagaaaatatgtgaaacaGCTATTTTCAGACCTTAAACAACAAACAGCCAACTCAGAAAATAATGTGACATAGCAAGGAAACAAACAAGGTAAGCCCTATGATCACACTAGCTTTATGCCTGGAGGCACTTTCAGGACTGTAGTCCATGGAGTGGGAGCCTAAGGAGAGCATGAGACCCTTGCTGAACTGATGAGACGGAGATCCATAATTGATAGTTTGAATTATGCAAGTGAATAGCAGAATGGAATAAGTTGCAGAAAGGGACTTCAGGAATCTCCCTGAGTCTTGGCTGAATATTAAGCTGTACATACACAGGATAGGACTGCCAGGTCCCAAAATAGCCACTGCCAGGGGGCTCATGGAAGGCTACAAGATTTTGGAATTTCAGTCTGTCAGAGTGAAGAATCTTCATTGAAAACCCCTGACACTGAGGTGATACCTCAGAGAGGGTAGACAGTAAGAGAGGATCGTGATGAGTCAAGCATGCATAATGTAACCCCTAGAATAaccactaaaatataaaataagagttatagttaaaaataaaaccaaaaatggaataattttaaagtactcaagaagaaagcaagaaaggtggataaaagaacaaagaatacATAGGAATATTAGAAAGCAAGTAAGATGGTAGACTTAAATTTTATCcataattatatgaaaaataaatggatggccgggtacggtggctcacgcctgtaatcccagcactttgggaggccgagttaggtcaggagatctagatcatcctggctaacacggtgaaaccctgtcactgctgtaaatgaatacataaataaataacaaagagccgtgcgtggtggcgggaacctgtagtctcagctactcgggagtctgaggcaggagaatggtgtgaacctaggaggcggaacttgcagtgagc encodes:
- the LOC105488708 gene encoding olfactory receptor 2D3, producing MCSFFLCQTGKQAKVSMGEENQTFVSKFIFLGLSQDLQTQILLFILFFIIHLLTVLGNLLIITLLFLDSHLHTPMCFFLRNLSFADLCFSTSIVPQVLVHFLVKRKTISFYGCMTQIIVFLLVGCTECALLAVMSYDRYVAVCKPLRYSTIMTQRVCPWLSFGSWASGALVSLVDTSFTFHLPYWGQNIINHYFCEPPALLKLASADTYNTAMAIFSMGVVILLAPVSLILVSHWNIISTVIQMQSGEGRLKAFSTCGSHLIVVVLFCGSGIFTYMRPNSKTAKERDKMVSVFYTVVTPMLNPIIYSLRNKDVKGALRKLAERKSFSHRQ